In the genome of Candida albicans SC5314 chromosome 6, complete sequence, the window ACTTATAATAAAGAGAATTGTCCTTATCTTATGAAATTTGCTGATGAGTCACTGTCCTCAGTTTTAGGTTGGTCATTGGATAGACAAACACTTAGATTTGATCATGATTTGTACTTTTGTGGTACCAAACCGCCCTATTCCCTTTTAGCTGATCCATCGGGTTCTGCAAATTGCAGGAAATTAAACATCTTTAGGACAGTCTTAGAACCCAAagtagaaaaagaagaagaggaagaagaatacgatggtgaagaagatgacgacgatgaaTCTTTAACGGAATTTGAATCCTCGACTGACTTTCCAACAATGACTGACGAATCAACGGAAGTTGAGCCCTCAACTACAACTGAGTCTGCAATTTCAACAACCGAGACTTcaaaagatgaagaatcTTCAACAACAGTTGAGTCTACAACAACGCCAAAGACCACAACAACCACGTCAGCTGACTCtgtaacaacaacttctAAATCAAATGAGTCATTAACTACAACTGAATCAAATGAATCATCAACTACAACTGAATCAAAGGACTCCTCTACGACAACTGACGAGTCTACACCAGAATCATCCACTACTGAAACTGATAAGacagaaacaacaattgaagaacAAGAGGAAGAAAGTACCACATCTTCTCAATCTGAAGAAACCGAAGGACCATCAGGAGGAAATGTCGATTCCACAGTCGCAATGGTCATATCAGCAATGTTTCAAGGTGATAgagtttatttttattccGATGACAAATATATCACTCTTTTGAATGGTGATTTGGCaacatttaaaattgaCGATGGGTATTTACAAgttaacaataacaaatgGGTTAATGTTAATATTGAAAGATTATTAGAATTAGTTGATAATCAAGAAGATGCCACTCAAGGTTGgattattaatgatgaagGTATATTTTTGGTACAAGATGGATTTTATTCAGATAGTGTTAGCTTTAGTGCTTGTGGTCATGATTCAGGGTATCGAGTTTATTTAGGTGAGGAAAATGGTTGTGAAcctttaaatcaatttagaattatgaatattgaagaagatgaaattgatgaaactGAGACGACGGAATCTACTAAGACGACAGAAACTACTAAAACGACCGGTCCTGCTGAGACAACTGACCTGGCCGAATCGACTGATGATCTGAATGAGTCGAGtgcaccaccaccaactgAAGATCCTAGTGATATTCCAAgtgctactactactgatGAAGCCACTGTTGATCCATCTGATGAACAGTCTATTGCTCCAACTAGCGAGccaattgatgaatcaaCTGAATCTGAAGAGCCTAATGAGTCTGTAACAGTGACTGGTGATACCACCACAGATACTTCTGAACAAGGATTGACAACATTCACTACAGAGACCACCGCTACTGTTACTGATTGTGAGGATGGTGATGATTCATGTACACCAAGAACTACGATTCGTAGTACCGTTATCACCACCCATTGTCCAATCGTCACCAAGACTGAAGTTGAAACAATTGTTACTGATTTAACAATCACCCTTACTACATGTATTGATGAGACTATTTGCGAAGCTACaacttttgttgtttcaacTACTGTGGTTACTACTACCTTGACTACTCATCTGGTGGTTACAGAATATGTTCTGAGTGCTCATGAAGGTGATGGTTCCTCTACTATTGCTAATGAAGATAAACATAATGATGCTATTGTGACACCACAAGAAACCGTAGCTCCAGATACCAATAGTCCTGATGCAGATCAAGAACAACCTGATTCAGTGGAACCAGATAATGAAACCACTGATGCTCCAATAAATGTCGAAGATGATGCTACTGCTTTGATTTCCGATGAAGATACTACAACTTCAACAATCACAACTTTGATTTATATCACCCAATCAGGAGATCAACCAATTAAAACTCCTGTTccaatttttgataatgcTGCTAATTTGGCTGGTTCAATCTCTCTTTCCAGTGGTGTCTTACTATTGATTttaatgttgatttaaGATTTCTatggttttattttttttttacactTTCTatggtaatttttttttatttttgtattattttggAATCTCCTatatatcaattttatcaatgtTTCTTGGATTAAAGTTGAAAGTTGGTTCCagtatttcttttttttgttttgtataataaaactttttttaatatttatagtatatttgaaatatatgGAAATAATGAGATTTGTTTAAATGGAGGTGGTAATATATCCAGTTGAATTTGGTTATTACTTGAAGGTAAACAGGGgatttttttaaaagttCAATTTTGATGTAAATTTGCTTGAAAACCACACCAAAATTGTAATCTTTGGAAAATAGAAAACATTCACAATTACTATCCAGTCCTTCTACAACAGGACAACATCAAATGACACATAATTACATACTATTAAAAGATGGGCTGGCTTTCACTTGGA includes:
- the PGA60 gene encoding Pga60p (Putative GPI-anchored adhesin-like protein; hyphal-induced expression), which produces MKTISILAFLVLARLIEANDLFQVKTIIDYQDLYLHINPNNFQVKLSHSSTDVFEFDESSNKLFCAGTNDIITYNKENCPYLMKFADESSSSVLGWSLDRQTLRFDHDLYFCGTKPPYSLLADPSGSANCRKLNIFRTVLEPKVEKEEEEEEYDGEEDDDDESLTEFESSTDFPTMTDESTEVEPSTTTESAISTTETSKDEESSTTVESTTTPKTTTTTSADSVTTTSKSNESLTTTESNESSTTTESKDSSTTTDESTPESSTTETDKTETTIEEQEEESTTSSQSEETEGPSGGNVDSTVAMVISAMFQGDRVYFYSDDKYITLLNGDLATFKIDDGYLQVNNNKWVNVNIERLLELVDNQEDATQGWIINDEGIFLVQDGFYSDSVSFSACGHDSGYRVYLGEENGCEPLNQFRIMNIEEDEIDETETTESTKTTETTKTTGPAETTDSAESTDDSNESSAPPPTEDPSDIPSATTTDEATVDPSDEQSIAPTSEPIDESTESEEPNESVTVTGDTTTDTSEQGLTTFTTETTATVTDCEDGDDSCTPRTTIRSTVITTHCPIVTKTEVETIVTDLTITLTTCIDETICEATTFVVSTTVVTTTLTTHSVVTEYVSSAHEGDGSSTIANEDKHNDAIVTPQETVAPDTNSPDADQEQPDSVEPDNETTDAPINVEDDATALISDEDTTTSTITTLIYITQSGDQPIKTPVPIFDNAANLAGSISLSSGVLLLILMLI